A single genomic interval of Armigeres subalbatus isolate Guangzhou_Male chromosome 1, GZ_Asu_2, whole genome shotgun sequence harbors:
- the LOC134205639 gene encoding omega-amidase NIT2-like: protein MLKMAKAGFRIALLQLKVGPNKAENVANAVSRIRSVVKDNGARVVALPECFNSPYGTQHFAEYAEEVPDGETSRSLSAVAKELGIYLIGGTIPERNKTENKIYNTCTVWSPEGNLMATYRKIHLFDINIPGGITFRESDVLTGGRELAIVPIDGVKIGIGICYDIRFDELARLYRNQGCDMLIYPGAFNMKTGPLHWELLARARANDTQSYIATISPARDAGAGYIAWGHSMVVDPWAKIVASAKEGEETVLADLDFEKVDQVRAQIPIFQQRRTDLYNTTQQKS, encoded by the exons ATGCTCAAAATGGCAAAAG CCGGCTTCCGAATCGCTCTTCTTCAACTGAAGGTTGGACCCAACAAGGCCGAAAATGTGGCCAATGCCGTCAGTCGCATCCGTTCGGTAGTGAAGGACAACGGAGCACGGGTGGTGGCCCTTCCAGAGTGCTTCAATTCTCCGTACGGAACGCAACATTTCGCTGAATATGCCGAAGAAGTCCCGGACGGTGAGACCAGTCGCAGTTTGTCGGCTGTGGCCAAAGAGCTTGGAATATATTTGATTGGGGGTACCATCCCGGAGCGAAACAAAACCGAGAACAAAATTTATAATACTTGCACCGTGTGGTCACCGGAGGGTAATTTGATGGCGACGTACCGGAAAATTCATTTGTTCGATATTAACATCCCCGGCGGAATCACGTTTCGCGAGTCGGACGTCCTCACTGGAGGTAGGGAGTTGGCCATTGTCCCAATCGATGGCGTCAAAATTGGCATTGGAATTTGCTACGACATTCGGTTCGATGAGCTGGCCCGTCTCTACCGCAACCAGGGCTGCGACATGCTGATCTACCCGGGCGCATTCAACATGAAAACCGGCCCACTTCACTGGGAACTGCTCGCGCGAGCCAGAGCCAACGATACTCAGTCGTACATCGCAACGATTTCGCCCGCACGGGATGCCGGAGCCGGTTATATCGCATGGGGACATTCGATGGTTGTGGATCCGTGGGCAAAAATAGTCGCATCGGCGAAGGAGGGCGAAGAAACGGTTCTGGCAGATTTGGACTTTGAAAAGGTGGATCAAGTGCGGGCCCAGATTCCAATATTCCAGCAAAGACGAACCGATTTATATAATACTACGCAGCAGAAAAGTTAA